In Diceros bicornis minor isolate mBicDic1 chromosome 23, mDicBic1.mat.cur, whole genome shotgun sequence, a single genomic region encodes these proteins:
- the TSPYL4 gene encoding testis-specific Y-encoded-like protein 4, whose protein sequence is MSSLDEGGNLPVAETCGLATPDHAPGHRDLNQCEGEETEATQVMAGTGEGGLEPTAEGGAPRDPVGYGPALRIRVACSRGRAATKAGRKETPPPTEGLEAASASASGATDNSQENGCQRREPRGPAGEKALEACGAGELGSQMMPGAKAKEMTKKCVVSAAAEKEGVAEEVVEEKKVIQKEKKVVGGVKEETRARAPKINNCMDSLEAIDQELSNVNAQADRAFLQLERKFGRMRRLHMQRRSFIIQNIPGFWVTAFRNHPQLSPMISGQDEDMMRYMINLEVEELKQPRAGCKFKFIFQSNPYFRNEGLVKEYERRSSGRVVSLATPIRWHRGQDPQAHIHRNREGNTIPSFFNWFSDHSLLEFDRIAEIIKAELWPNPLQYYLMGEGPRRGIRDPARQPVESPRSFRFQSG, encoded by the coding sequence ATGAGCAGCCTGGATGAGGGCGGCAACCTCCCTGTCGCTGAAACCTGCGGCCTCGCTACTCCGGACCATGCCCCGGGACATCGGGACCTGAACCAGTGCGAGGGCGAGGAAACCGAGGCGACACAGGTGATGGCGGGCACAGGTGAGGGCGGCCTGGAGCCCACCGCGGAGGGAGGCGCTCCCCGGGACCCCGTGGGTTATGGCCCCGCGCTCCGCATTCGAGTTGCCTGCAGTCGCGGCCGTGCAGCGACCAAAGCGGGCCGGAAAGAGACCCCGCCTCCCACGGAGGGTCTGGAAGCAGCCTCTGCCTCCGCCTCGGGGGCAACCGACAATAGCCAGGAAAATGGCTGTCAGCGTAGAGAGCCGCGCGGCCCTGCTGGGGAGAAAGCTCTAGAAGCCTGTGGCGCAGGGGAATTGGGGTCTCAGATGATGCCTGGGGCGAAGGCCAAGGAAATGACAAAAAAGTGCGTCGTTTCAGCGGCTGCGGAAAAGGAGGGAGTAGCGGAGGAAGTGGTGGAGGAAAAGAAGGtgatacagaaggaaaaaaaggtggTAGGAGGAGTGAAAGAGGAGACACGGGCCAGGGCCCCGAAGATCAATAACTGCATGGACTCGCTGGAGGCCATCGATCAGGAGCTGTCAAATGTAAATGCCCAGGCTGACAGGGCCTTCCTTCAGCTGGAGCGCAAGTTTGGCCGCATGCGAAGGCTCCATATGCAGCGCAGAAGTTTCATTATCCAAAATATCCCCGGTTTCTGGGTCACCGCCTTTCGGAACCACCCCCAGCTGTCACCAATGATCAGTGGCCAAGATGAAGACATGATGAGGTACATGATCAATTTGGAGGTGGAGGAGCTTAAACAACCCAGAGCAGGCTGCAAATTCAAGTTCATCTTTCAGAGCAACCCCTACTTCCGAAATGAGGGGCTGGTCAAGGAATATGAGCGCAGATCCTCTGGCCGGGTGGTCTCTCTCGCCACCCCAATTCGCTGGCACCGGGGCCAAGACCCCCAGGCCCATATCCACAGGAACCGGGAAGGGAACACTATCCCCAGCTTCTTCAATTGGTTCTCAGACCACAGCCTCCTCGAATTCGACAGGATTGCCGAGATTATCAAAGCAGAACTGTGGCCCAATCCCCTGCAGTATTACCTGATGGGTGAAGGGCCCCGCAGAGGAATTCGAGACCCAGCAAGGCAGCCAGTGGAGAGCCCCAGGTCTTTCAGGTTCCAGTCCGGCTGA